The Myxocyprinus asiaticus isolate MX2 ecotype Aquarium Trade chromosome 46, UBuf_Myxa_2, whole genome shotgun sequence genome includes the window tttttgttaaataaaatatttaattatatttttcaaaGCTTGGTTATCATTACAATATCAGCCAATATGCATGTCCCCATTCATCACCATTACATTTTAATGGATTAATAATTTTATTGCATTCACTGTCTGAAGCAGTGTcaaaggaagttcaacctgccacagtagctgctgacacagttctactcggccgtcattgagtctgtcctgtgtacatctataattGTCGGGTTTGGTTCAGCCACTAAATCAGACAGAAgaaaactacaacggacagtcaggactgctgaggaTTATTGGTGcgcccctgcccaccctccaagacctatacgtctccagagtgaggaaatgtgcaggtagaatcattctggaccccacacaccctgcccactgcctctctgaactgttgccttctggccggcgctacagagcactgagcaccaggacatccaggcacaagaacagtttttactctcaggccattttcctcatgaacaattaaactgcctcaggactcccccatagtgcaataatgtaaatacatatctcatgcacgtatgtaaattcacatatttaattcaataactgtacatacccctaacttgcacatacattaccacttgcatatgtacatacgccattctatgtcctattatttgtatgtctatttatactcttaccttgttttatattctgtgtctcactgtaatgttctgtgtgcacttgtttctcctatcaccaaaaaaaaagaaaatatccttgtgtacgtgagaacacttggcaataaagctcattctgattctaattctgataaataatttataattacgggggcaatatttgccccctgtgTTTGATTCTCAGGAGCATTTCTTACCTTTGTGAGGGCAAAGTTTTTCTtactatataaaaaatatactggGAGTCATTCTTTTTGGTAAAGTGCCTAAATGTAACCAGTTTATTAACAAGAGATAAAATGCATAACTAGGCCTTGAATAGAATATTAAGACCTATCTCAGATGTTACAAAGAGGAATTCATTATGAGGGCAGTTTTTACcccaacattttaaattatgggGGCATTTGTGTCACTTTTAGTGGTatttttgacccccccccccctccaaaattatctcatcacttactcaccctcgcgccatcccagacgtgtatgactttcttttctctgctgaacacaaatgaagatttttagaagaatatttcagctctgtagatccatacaatgcaagtgaatggtgaccagaactttgacgctcccaaaaagctcataaatgcagcataaaagtaatccatatgactccagtgatcaAATCCATAtgttcaaaagcaatatgataggtgtgggtgagaaacagataaatatttatgtcctttttttttatataaattctcctctctgcccaggtgatgaagaatgtgaattgccaaaaacacaagacgacaaatgtgaaagtgaaagtggagattgatagtaaaaaaagacttctcacccacacctatcatatcgcttctgaagacatgaagttaaccactggggtcatatggtttactcttatgctgcaattatgtgatttttggagcttcaaaattttggtcaccaatCACTAgcattacagagctgaaatatccttctaaaaatcttcatttgtgttcagcagaagactaAAAGTTATACACataagggatggcatgaggctgagtaaatgatgagagaattttcatttttgggtgaatttttccttcttttctttttagATAATTCAAAATTTGTCTTTGTCTGTTTGTTCAACACTGTTATGCTGTGACATTTCCATGGCTTTACATTTTTGGCATCATGTTTGAGGGAGTGACATCATAAAAGTCTTTCTGACCACATGGTTCAGTCTTTATCAATATTTGAAAATGGTTACACTTGTATTAGCCTCGTCAAGTACTGAGAAAATCACAGTgatcagttttgttttgtttttctcgccacatagtaaacaaaaaaaatattgactGTAAATAATGTGGTATAATGCAAAGTTAAGTAGTTATTAGACTTATTCTAAAATAATCATGAGAATGACTGAACAGCTGTTTACTGGTATGAACACTGAACAATGTTCAAAGTCATTTACCTCTGAAACATTCTCAGTAATTACCTTCTTTGTACTGACCATACGTGATGTAACCTTGATGGGAAGGATCCAGGATTCCGAACAGTGCTTCTAAGTTGGAGTCATTAAAGAGACATGGACTGTCCCCTGGACGAAATTTGGACACTTTGAGCTTTTCCAACTGGTCAATCAGAAATTCCCTAGGGCGCTCTGTGAGGGCAGAATCCGTCAGATTGAGTGTCACCAAGAGTTTTCGTTTTGACACAATTTAGAAGAACAAGACAGCATatcatttagcagacacattTGCCATTATACCTGGTCTGTAGAAGAAAAGCATGCTAGTTAAATTATCCATCAGGTCACTAATGTTGTGTTTCTTGAGGTATTCTGCTGCCTCTTGCTCTCGTGGCGTTGACATCTTGGGCACTTGCTCTTTGTCCGTCTTCTAGTTTATCACAGGTTGCTATGATACCGCGCATGCGCAGTGGAGGTTATAAAAGTGCGACTTTAAATCGACGAAATAGTTTTTGTTTATTGTAATATAACTGTTTGACAATTTGTTTGATTAATTATATCTTGAAGCATTTTGCGTCAATTCCATTTTGATCATTAGTTGTGTGACATGTTTCTCAGCCTGTCATTAGAAACTGAAGGGAACTGAAATCAACCTGTGGTCTTAAAAAGTGTTAGTAcgtattttgattttatttacatAAGGTCAAAGTTATGTCCATCAAACATAGCATTAGATTATTTAGGATACAttgatttaaaatcatttaataattaCGATTAGCTACTTTACCCATCAAAAAATGGTTTTAACAGAAATAATAGCATACAAATCCTAAATATTCTTAAATGAATGTTTGATACAAAACATTTGATCCCGTTGATGTTGAATAAGcttgtaaggaaaaaaaaaagttttgtgagTGTGCCTCATCCAGCCAACTGTTGCTTGTGAACTCTGTGGGATGAAGAGTTCCAATGGCAGTGAAAGGAAAAGCAGTTCATTAGGCAAACAACGTATCCTACccccatttatttacttatttatttgactACAAGCACATAAGTCATGTATACATTATATgagaaatacaattaaattagCTTTGTTCTCAAACAGTTTCATCGTATGAATTAAACACTTGCGTAAATTATTaggtaatgtattttaattattaattcattCTTAAGAAGAGAAATGTAGGATTACATACAAAGCTGTGTATGTCAAATAAACAGCATTACCAAAAACAGAACAAAGACAAAAACTTACATTTCCTCAGGAATCACTAAAACGTTTCcaacaatgtatatatatatatatatattttttttttttttttttttatcaaggtaAGAGTATGATTTGATAAGCAAGCATGTTTCATTTAACAGTAGAGAAATATTTAAAGTttgactgtaaatactaatagttatctcaataataacaataaaaagttaacaacttaaaggtgcactcagtaatttttgtctttgtgtcatcttggtctTACACTGActcctagcggcttggatgcagcatcattttaaatcaatagtttacagtttcagatgccattgtagaaatgtagtattcacagtcagccatgattacttgaatcaatgagtgaaagtgtaaaataacaggacagttactgagattaagtgaatagtattcagctggtcatgtgattctaacatggcagcccccaggtgcggaccctctccatgtaaaataaaacagcttttataaggttactgatatgactggagtcttcattttaatgtgagtgctcatgatttcctccatatattgcaaaattacaattcatgtctttaggagttaaacttttttaatgagtgcacctttaagcttaatttgtttttactattcttactagttttaattatgtTACCACTCAATcctaaagtttatatatatatatatatatatatatatatatatatatatatatatatatatatataaacatttaagtggtcctaattgaacagtacttgaaatatcacattttggaatcataactcaaatatatacattctttaaACTTTGACTTCGAGTACTACTGACTCAAAATTGTGTgggatacccataagcccttgcgtttgaataaattatgtatgtttgagataagagaacatatggagaaaaataatattaattcattaagatatatatagttttcattattatggcttttgttgttgttttgttgtagctggttgatagttgtgaagtaaccattagggtgattagtgttaacTCTGGTGAagttggagcctgttaaatttaagtaATCTTCCTCTACTCAGTTGTACTTTACAAAACTGCAGATTTATGtccactaagaagtactgagaaGAATCCAATGAGCCATATGGCCCGTGTTATAATTTGAGAAAACAAACAGTGATGCTACTTTCCTTATGATACGGGTAACATTGTATAAGACATGtttaacttcattaaaaataattaaataaaaaaaattatacattaatcacagatgagttaagtttaaaTTTAACTAGTTAACTGTACCTAAATAATGAAGTTCACTTGACTTGAgtcaaataagtatgtttacttaagCAAAGGCATGCAAACTGATTGCCTTAATCTAAGTATGgtcaacaaattttttttatattacattaaagTTTCTTCAGGCTGAAAAATCCACTGCTCTCTgtaaacaaggtttgaaattgTATTGTTAAGTTGTCGcctaacaaagtgaaataaattaatttttaaaaactaCTACCCATGTAACTCTTTTCCTACAAAATTGGACATCTGTTCTCAGTGTTCACTCCGTAATTAGAATCTAGAAACTGTAACAcgtttgttttttaatgtgatGTAAATGAGTTCTGTAAAGAAGCATCTCTTCTTGTTTTCTCAAATTataacaaactttttatttttaagattatgactgtattgttttttaatggatttgctggattggatgtgttggatatgTTAAAAGTGTTAACCCTTTGTGGACAGTTTCACATACACTAGAGCAAGGTTACTGCTTCAAACCCCAACTAAATTTAggctttctgtttttatttaaaatgatttaatttcTTCCTTTGTTCTACCTCAAACATGAAAGAAAAGTGTTTCAAGAGTGTGttatctgaaggtgtttttagtGTATTATTAGTAATCTACATTTAATtgatgtgttttttattatttaaaatatatatttttttcattgtaagTTATGTATGtgcttcatttttattattattattattttttttcatttgtttattttatgttgtattaGGCTGGCTCTGTGCTGTACATCCCCTGTACATTTTCTatattccaaataataataataataataaaaagcttttaaaaagcatttcaaaataatttcTCCGATTGAATAACCTGACGTATGTGTGACATCATCAGGCAGCGACGCCTGATCGCTCTCCGCACTGCGCATGCGTAAATTGCCAAGTCCTTGGACGCTCAGATTGTTGTAGGTGAAGCGGTCTCGGAAGGGACGTACTGAAAATGCAGACCTGGAACCATCTATATCGCACACTCGCCACGGTAATGAACATTTACGGGGCGAACAGATTCCACTTAAGTAAATCCATGCTCCGTTAGAACAAAATGAAGGTGACATGGAAAGAAAACGCAATGTTATGACTGTCTAGGCCCAACTTGCTCGCATGTCAGCGTTGCAGATATGACTTGTCAGTTCGGTTTACAGGAACACAGACGAAGTGGAGTGATTTAAATGTCTTTAGCCGTAGACATCTATATGTATCTATATATGCATTTTCGAAAGTGCTAATGCATATTAAAACAAAAGAGAATTAGATGTGTAACCTTTGGTTAAACATGCAAAGGGTGTGTGATTTCAGCTATTGCCTTTGTGAAACCTTTTGATCATTTGCCATCTAGGTTACATCACTCTGATCTAGATATAGGCTGCGTTTCAAAATCAAGTTGGATTCCTACCTAGACTGCATTTTGGAAATAATGATATGattcccaaaaaatgctgtctatgtaggcagctctcCAGGTCTTGATACAAACAAATTATGTTCGTTGGAGAAATTAAGTTTGTTGTTGGTCAGGCTTGTTCTACTTTACAGTTAAAGAAAAATCATGACCAACAGTTAAAGCATCTTTTTGTTTATATAACTAATCATGTCTAGATTTGGTTTATAAGTACTAGTCAGTGCAGTAACCAACAGCTAATTGGGGGAAATAAACATTCCCCTATTACCTAATTTTGTCTCCTGTTCTGCGTAGATGTAgtttaaagtatttatttatacatttgttttattaaaattctggtgttttttttttttctattctttcAATACAGCGAGGTCAGCACCTCCCCTGCAAGCTACAAGGTGCCACGGTCTTATCTGCAAGAACGTATGCTGACAAAGCAGCAAGTAAGACTACTTAAAGTAACGATAGATTATAATGCGATTACATTAACTAACCACTGGCCATGCACCTCTATTAAAAAACTTTAATGGTAAGTTAAATCATATGAAAGTCACTGATGTAGGAATATTGAAATAATTGCACCCTGTCTTGTCATAGTTGATGCTGATGTCACAGTTGTGGGCTCTGGGCCTGGAGGGTACGTTGCCGCCATCAAAGCAGCTCAGCTAGGTTTTAAGGTATCGGGTTTTCCCTCTGTAAGATCACAGATATGTCATCAGCCTTCGTTTGTTTGTGCTAGTAACATTCAACCTTCTTTCACAGACGGTATGCGTGGAAAAGAATGCCACCCTTGGAGGCACGTGCTTGAATGTGGGCTGCATCCCATCAAAGGTATGTGCTTTTAAGGATATAGTGAGTTCTGCTCGTCCTAACAAGCTTTTCACAATGCTTATCTATTTTCGTAATGATTTGTTCTCATTTAAGGCTCTTCTGAACAACTCTTACTTGTATCACATGGCACATGGGAAAGACTTTGAAAGCAGAGGCATTGAGAGTAAGTTCAAATATAAAGATCACATGATGCAGTAAGcccacatttaaatattttatcctGACCTCTATGTCAAagatttacagtggcaagaaatagTATATGAATCcattggaattacctgcatttatgaatAACTTTGTCTTAACatctggtttgatctttatccaagttacaataatgaacaaacacaatcttttttttaactatttgttaaaaaaaaatttgaatacatcattcaaacattcacacggtatgttggaaaaagtatgtgaacccctaggctaatgacctcaactaaagctaattagagtcaggagttggcaaacttggcatccaattaatgaaacaagatttgtaagttagagctactttgacttataaaaagcactcaaacattttgagtttgttattcacaagaagcttctgctgacgtggaccatgactcacaaaaaaataaatctcagAAGACCttcaatcaagaattgttgctttgcatacagctggaaagggttacagagttatctcgaagagcttagatattcatctgtccacagttagacaaattgtctataaatggagacgatttagtactgtgcctactctctctagaagtggctgtccagccaagataacTCAAAGGGCACAATGAGGTTAAAAAGAACCcttgagtgacagctaaagacttgaaggaatcattggaactggttaacttctctgttcatgaatctactatatgaaaaacattaaacaggcatggtgtccatggcaggacaccacgaaggaagccgctgctttcaaacaaaaacattgctgcccactgaagtttgccaaagaccccTTTGACaatccacaacgctactgggaaaatgttttgtggactaatgaaactaaggttgaattatttgggaagaacacgcagcactacgtatggcacaGTTCAATTAAAAGGAACTTTACTACGTAAAAGGCACtgtataccaacatgaaaacatcatcctaaCGGTGTAGTACGGTCGAGgaaacatcatgatttggggctgcttccaTCATTGAGGGAAAGTTTATCAATTTATCCTACAGGCTGTCAGGgcggctgtgcgccagctgaagctcagtagaagttgggtgatgcagcaggacaatgaccctaaacatcgaagtaaatccattaccaaatggcttcaaaaaaagaaaatccaccttttggagtagcCCAGTCAGAGCCAAGACCATAACCCAATATAGATGCTgtgaaatgacctcaagagatCCATTTACATCAGACatactaagaatatggctgagctgaagcagttctgtaaggaagaatggtcctaaattccttctgaacattttgcaggtctaatccacagctaccgaAAATGCTTGGTTGATGttgttgctgccaaaggaggatcaaccagttattaaatccaaagtTTCACTTaacttttttcacagcactgtgaatgtttaatgggatgtgttcaataaagacatgaaagattctagttgtttgtgtgttgttagcttaagcacattgtgctttgtctgtacttgtgactttgaaaatgagatcacattttatgaccaataaatgcagaaaactaactaattccaaagggttcacatactttttcttgcaactGCATTTGAATGCTTTTTCTCTGGGAGGGggcttttaaaatataatgtgttttgtttaaatcaaATGGTTTATATATggtcttttaaatttgattagtgatctcaatgatttattGTGCATTAGTTCAGGGGATCTCACTGAACCTGGAGAAGATGATGGGACAGAAGAGTGGGGCTGTCAAAGCGCTGACAGGAGGAATTGCACACTTATTCAAACAGAACAAAGTGAGACTCGGTCATTGATTTCAATAGTGTATTATTCCACACCTAAATCTGTTTTTCTTAATATTGAATAAAGTCTATCATAAAGTCATACATTTCCTCTGACGGACCGCCACTGTGAACAATGTGTTTGTCTATACAGAATTATAATATTTCTTGTATTTATAGGTAACTCACGTcaatgggtttggaacgataaCTGGTAAGAATCAAGTGACTGCAAAGACTGCTGATGGAGATCAAGTCATAAACACTAAGAACATCCTAATTGCCACTGGATCAGAGGTCACCCCTTTCCCAGGGATTCAGGTACATCTGCAATAGCAAAGAGCCTTAATTTGCGCAAAGCaactttatatatacatttacagttAGGTGTTGGGTCATGCttttaaactgtcattttaatcgTATTGTTTGCTCTTTTAAAAGATTGATGAAGAAACGGTAGTCTCTTCCACTGGCGCTTTGTCCCTCAAGAAGGTTCCAGAAGAGCTCATTGTGATTGGAGCTGGAGTTATTGGGGTGGAGTTGGTGAGTGGCCTATTGAAGGGTTTGCAGATTTGAGTAAATTAGTTTTATTTGCCATTCCTAGTActgatcagggttcccatggccTTGGGAAACCAGGATATATCAGGGAATTCTTTGTGTTTTCCAGACTTAGAAAAGTCATTGAATTAATAAAATCTAAAGGTCACAgaaatttctgtagtgaatgtaCTGTCTATTTTGTAGTTATATTGCCTAGAAATAGCTCTTTTATAgtgcttgtgtagagtaaaacttgccaTAGTGATTTTCATTTTgtgagcaaatatatatatatattttttttcagttatcATAAATGCCagaaaaggtcatggaaattcataaaaaaagtgtgggaacccagGATCTAATAGAGcgtaacagtctggttctggaagaaaaaatcccattcatttttttcatagacTTATTGATTTTcagtgataacttataaacctttaaagatgtaccatgagctccgaggttgttcatagATGGTATATGCCTTTGTTGAAACTATCAGTACACGTTATTTcatcttcattgtttaaaaatcgcgtttaatagtggaattcctggtgaacaactacattgcCCATGGTCCAGCatagaaagatccaccaatcagagaactgcatcCAACAAAGCCAGCCAAACAAATCCAGCAGCAAGTGCCActtcatgatgcactgtgaatgatgcaatcaaatcGGTCTCCCTACACCCTTTAAACtttaatctgaatattttgcattaaacttaaaatatgttgtttctatacCTATAATCAACAACCTCAAATAAATAGTTTGATAtaattaaatagatttttattcgattacatcattaGCAATGATTCATGGAATTGTAGTTTGtaccctcatgaaagacattagTACGCAGTCttgtaacttttgtctttttgtctgattttcaaatactatattgcttcaaatcaaagtttgtaatgttgtgattcacctcagagctggttgggtTTTTTtcttggcttagaactctttttatgaaggattttatgaaaagactatgcaaaaaataaaataggaaaaACATTTCTGGAACCAGGATGGCTGAAAAGGTGGGCGGTCACTGTTACGCTATATTGATTAATTTtgctaatgaaagtgaatagttgTATATTTGAGGATTGATGATGATGGGTCTAAATTGAGATTGATTTATGGAGTGAAATGCAGATTGTACATTTTCTCAGGGGTCTGTGTGGCAGAGACTGGGTGCCAAAGTCACAGCAGTAGAGTTCCTCGGCCATGTTGGTGGAATGGGCATCGACATGGAGATCTCCAAGAACTTCCAGCGAATTCTCCAGAAACAAGGTTTGAAGTTCAAACTGAGCACCAAGGTCATGGGTGCAACCAAGAGACCTGACGGCAAGATCGATGTGGCGTGAG containing:
- the LOC127436342 gene encoding dihydrolipoyl dehydrogenase, mitochondrial-like; this translates as MQTWNHLYRTLATRGQHLPCKLQGATVLSARTYADKAAIDADVTVVGSGPGGYVAAIKAAQLGFKTVCVEKNATLGGTCLNVGCIPSKALLNNSYLYHMAHGKDFESRGIEIQGISLNLEKMMGQKSGAVKALTGGIAHLFKQNKVTHVNGFGTITGKNQVTAKTADGDQVINTKNILIATGSEVTPFPGIQIDEETVVSSTGALSLKKVPEELIVIGAGVIGVELGSVWQRLGAKVTAVEFLGHVGGMGIDMEISKNFQRILQKQGLKFKLSTKVMGATKRPDGKIDVAVEAAAGGKNEMLTCDVLLVCIGRRPFTGNLGLESVGIELDNRGRIPVNSRFQTKVPSIYAIGDVVAGPMLAHKAEDEGIICVEGIAGGAVHIDYNCVPSVIYTHPEVAWIGKTEEQLKDEGVPYKVGKFPFAANSRAKTNADTDGLVKILGHKDTDRMLGAHILGSGAGEMINEAALAMEYGASCEDVARVCHAHPTVSEAFREANLAASFGKAINF
- the si:dkey-42p14.3 gene encoding EF-hand calcium-binding domain-containing protein 10 yields the protein MSTPREQEAAEYLKKHNISDLMDNLTSMLFFYRPERPREFLIDQLEKLKVSKFRPGDSPCLFNDSNLEALFGILDPSHQGYITYGQYKEALKTLGIKNFNEFPDGTSDDRISQETFIREAKEGLLRSTATFQA